Proteins co-encoded in one Jeotgalibacillus malaysiensis genomic window:
- a CDS encoding mleN gives METDSHNHIQKPSFTYAMLMLAAAVAVVSVGILVFDAPIQILMFISMLVVMPFMLRLGFTYKQIEKSMFESMGKALQPVLILLTVGILIGAWIASGTVPTLIYYGVEAISPQYFLVTTLLFCSLVAVATGTSWGTIGTAGIAMMGVGAALGIPAGITAGAIVSGAYFGDKMSPLSDTTNLAPAVTGGDLFSHIRHMLWTTVPAYVITAIIFTMIGLQYNGSVNAESVAQMTTYLSENFSLGLIPLIPVVVLITLLMMKKPAIPSIFIGAATGGLVAIFAQGFSFSETISTFYNGYTVESGIEIVDSLLIRGGLVSMLALVALFLFALGLGGMLAEAGVLEAMIASFAEKIQHTGVLVAVTSVVSYFTLAIGGSVYFSTVMGGTLMKPIFDRLNLKPENLSRVLEDTGTQSAALLPWTGSGLYTAGALGVSTLAYLPFCFLAFVTPIVSIFYGITGLTMTKQEDDDAIEQDAQTA, from the coding sequence TTGGAAACCGATAGTCATAATCATATTCAAAAGCCGTCATTTACGTATGCGATGCTGATGCTTGCAGCTGCGGTTGCAGTCGTGTCAGTTGGTATTTTAGTATTTGATGCACCTATTCAAATTCTGATGTTTATCAGTATGCTTGTTGTAATGCCATTTATGCTAAGGCTGGGCTTTACTTATAAGCAGATTGAAAAATCGATGTTTGAATCGATGGGGAAGGCGCTTCAGCCTGTACTGATTCTTTTAACCGTCGGAATTTTAATTGGTGCATGGATCGCTTCTGGTACTGTGCCAACGCTGATCTATTATGGTGTTGAAGCTATTTCGCCACAGTATTTCCTTGTAACAACATTATTGTTCTGTTCACTCGTTGCAGTAGCGACAGGAACTTCGTGGGGAACAATCGGTACTGCGGGTATCGCCATGATGGGGGTAGGTGCAGCGCTTGGTATTCCTGCAGGTATTACAGCTGGCGCGATTGTCAGTGGGGCGTACTTCGGTGATAAAATGTCTCCGCTGTCTGATACGACGAATCTTGCGCCTGCAGTGACGGGTGGAGATCTGTTCTCTCATATCAGACATATGCTGTGGACCACTGTGCCGGCTTATGTTATCACTGCGATCATTTTTACAATGATCGGTCTTCAATACAACGGTTCAGTAAATGCTGAATCAGTTGCCCAGATGACCACTTACCTGAGTGAAAACTTCAGCCTTGGTCTTATACCACTCATCCCGGTTGTGGTGTTAATCACACTGTTGATGATGAAAAAGCCTGCAATTCCATCTATTTTTATCGGTGCAGCAACAGGCGGACTTGTTGCGATTTTCGCACAGGGATTCAGCTTTTCAGAGACAATCAGCACTTTTTACAACGGCTATACGGTTGAATCCGGCATCGAAATTGTAGACAGTCTTCTGATTCGCGGTGGTCTTGTCAGTATGCTTGCGCTCGTTGCTTTGTTCTTATTTGCACTCGGTCTTGGCGGTATGCTTGCTGAGGCAGGTGTACTTGAAGCGATGATTGCTTCATTTGCTGAGAAGATTCAGCATACGGGCGTCCTTGTTGCAGTCACAAGTGTAGTCAGCTACTTTACACTGGCAATTGGTGGGTCAGTCTATTTTTCAACCGTGATGGGTGGTACGCTGATGAAACCGATTTTTGACAGACTGAACCTGAAGCCTGAAAACCTGTCACGCGTACTTGAAGACACAGGAACACAAAGTGCAGCTCTGCTTCCATGGACAGGAAGCGGATTATACACTGCAGGCGCACTCGGCGTCTCAACCCTTGCATACCTGCCATTCTGTTTTCTTGCATTCGTTACGCCGATCGTGTCGATCTTCTACGGGATTACCGGTTTGACGATGACAAAACAGGAAGATGATGAT